The Tistrella mobilis genome window below encodes:
- a CDS encoding adenosine kinase yields the protein MTEKTYHVLGLGNAILDILARTEDGFLDAQGMVKGTMALIDTDRAEAIYAAMGPAIESSGGSAANTIAGLAALGARTAFIGRVAEDTLGQVFRHDIRALGVAYDTPAADPTPPTARCFVLITPDGQRTMNTYLGASVHLSPDDVDENEVARAEILYVEGYLWDLAPAKEACLKAMRAARRNGTRVAFSLSDKFCVDRFRAEFHRLIDDHIDILFANEAEITALAETDDFDAAMRSVAGRVEIAALTRSEHGSVIVPREGAPVVVEASPVDAVIDTTGAGDLYAAGFLYGLTHGFDLARSARLGGLAAAGIIGQIGPRPAGSIADLVARSA from the coding sequence ATGACGGAGAAGACCTATCACGTGCTCGGCCTCGGCAACGCCATCCTGGACATCCTGGCCCGCACGGAGGACGGTTTCCTCGACGCCCAGGGCATGGTCAAGGGCACAATGGCCCTGATCGATACCGACCGGGCCGAGGCGATCTATGCGGCAATGGGCCCGGCGATCGAAAGCTCGGGCGGATCGGCGGCCAACACGATCGCGGGCCTGGCGGCGCTTGGCGCGCGCACCGCCTTCATCGGCCGGGTGGCCGAAGACACGCTGGGCCAGGTTTTCCGGCACGACATCCGGGCGCTGGGCGTGGCTTACGACACGCCCGCCGCCGATCCGACCCCGCCCACCGCGCGCTGCTTCGTGCTGATCACCCCCGACGGCCAGCGCACGATGAACACCTATCTGGGGGCCAGCGTCCACCTGTCGCCCGACGATGTCGACGAAAACGAAGTCGCGCGTGCCGAAATACTGTACGTGGAAGGCTATTTGTGGGATCTTGCACCCGCGAAGGAAGCCTGCCTCAAGGCGATGCGGGCGGCACGGCGCAATGGGACACGGGTGGCCTTCAGCCTGTCCGACAAGTTCTGCGTCGACCGCTTCCGTGCCGAGTTCCACCGGCTCATCGACGACCACATCGACATCCTGTTCGCGAACGAAGCCGAGATCACCGCCCTGGCGGAGACCGATGACTTCGACGCGGCCATGCGTTCGGTGGCGGGCCGGGTGGAGATCGCGGCGCTGACCCGCAGCGAACACGGATCGGTGATCGTGCCCCGCGAGGGGGCGCCGGTCGTGGTGGAGGCGAGCCCGGTCGACGCGGTGATCGATACCACCGGCGCCGGTGATCTCTATGCGGCTGGTTTCCTTTACGGGCTGACCCACGGGTTCGATCTCGCGCGGTCCGCCCGACTCGGCGGCCTGGCGGCTGCCGGAATCATCGGCCAAATCGGCCCGCGCCCTGCCGGATCGATCGCGGATCTCGTCGCGCGATCGGCCTGA
- a CDS encoding GntR family transcriptional regulator: MTLRDPIYLKAKTYLSEGLDEGRWCPGDKLPSERDLARQLLLDRNLVRHALMALEGEGRVMRLDRRGWFATPPRLAFDPVNHVNFARAAREQGREPGWQSLQRDMVPAPGPEARAMRIPAGTPLLRTFAWGALDGVKVYVEETFYNPRLGPVADTRWHGRSTTEVWEQEFGIRPRQRNLLVRPVRLAGEVLEVLALAPGAPGVYIRRIKVDEVGNVIEIDHEYWRFDAVEFRM; encoded by the coding sequence ATGACCCTGCGCGACCCCATCTATCTCAAGGCCAAGACATATCTGAGTGAAGGTCTGGACGAGGGCCGCTGGTGTCCGGGTGACAAGCTGCCCTCGGAACGCGATCTGGCGCGCCAGCTCCTGCTGGACCGCAATCTCGTCCGTCACGCCCTGATGGCGCTGGAAGGCGAAGGGCGGGTGATGCGGCTGGATCGCCGGGGCTGGTTCGCCACACCGCCGCGCCTGGCCTTCGACCCGGTCAACCACGTCAACTTCGCCCGGGCCGCGCGCGAACAGGGGCGGGAGCCCGGCTGGCAGTCGCTTCAGCGCGACATGGTGCCAGCCCCCGGGCCGGAGGCGCGGGCGATGCGGATCCCGGCCGGCACGCCGCTTCTGCGCACCTTTGCCTGGGGCGCGCTCGACGGGGTGAAGGTCTATGTGGAAGAGACTTTCTACAACCCTCGTCTCGGTCCGGTTGCCGACACGCGCTGGCACGGAAGATCCACCACCGAGGTCTGGGAACAGGAATTCGGGATCCGGCCCCGCCAGCGCAATCTTCTGGTCCGTCCCGTGCGGCTGGCGGGGGAGGTGCTTGAGGTTCTGGCACTGGCCCCGGGTGCTCCGGGCGTGTACATCCGTCGGATCAAGGTCGACGAGGTGGGGAATGTCATCGAGATCGACCATGAATACTGGCGGTTCGATGCCGTCGAATTCAGAATGTAG
- a CDS encoding S-(hydroxymethyl)glutathione dehydrogenase/class III alcohol dehydrogenase, translated as MKTRAAVAFAPNTPLEIVELDLEGPKEGEVLVEIMATGICHTDAYTLSGKDSEGVFPSILGHEGAGIVREVGAGVTSVKPGDHVIPLYTPECRQCKTCLSQKSNLCTAIRATQGKGLMPDGTSRFSLNGQPIYHYMGCSTFSNFTVMPEIAVAKIREDAPFDKVCYIGCGVTTGIGAVIYTAKVEAGADVAVFGLGGIGLNVIQGAKMVGADRIIGIDINPAKRAMAEAFGMTHFINPKEVGADKVVQAITDLTGGGVDYSFDCTGNTTVMRQALECCHRGWGQSIIIGVAEAGQEISTRPFQLVTGRVWRGSAFGGARGRTDVPKIVDWYMQGKIRIDELITDVMPLDQINHGFDLMHEGKSIRSVVVY; from the coding sequence ATGAAGACCCGCGCCGCCGTCGCTTTTGCGCCGAACACGCCGCTCGAGATCGTCGAGCTCGACCTGGAAGGTCCGAAAGAGGGCGAGGTTCTGGTCGAGATCATGGCCACCGGCATCTGCCATACCGATGCCTATACGCTGTCGGGCAAGGACAGCGAGGGCGTGTTCCCCAGCATTCTGGGGCACGAGGGCGCGGGCATTGTCCGCGAGGTCGGCGCCGGCGTCACCTCGGTCAAGCCGGGTGATCATGTGATCCCGCTCTACACGCCCGAATGCCGCCAGTGCAAGACCTGCCTGTCGCAGAAGTCGAACCTGTGCACGGCGATCCGCGCCACCCAGGGCAAGGGTCTGATGCCCGACGGCACCAGCCGTTTCTCGCTCAACGGTCAGCCGATCTACCACTATATGGGCTGCTCGACCTTCTCCAACTTCACCGTGATGCCCGAGATCGCGGTCGCGAAGATCCGTGAGGATGCCCCCTTCGACAAGGTCTGCTATATCGGCTGCGGCGTCACCACCGGTATCGGCGCGGTGATCTACACCGCCAAGGTGGAAGCGGGCGCCGATGTGGCCGTTTTCGGCCTGGGCGGCATCGGCCTCAACGTGATCCAGGGCGCGAAGATGGTCGGCGCCGACCGGATCATCGGCATCGACATCAACCCGGCCAAGCGGGCGATGGCCGAGGCTTTCGGCATGACCCACTTCATCAACCCCAAGGAGGTGGGTGCCGACAAGGTCGTGCAGGCGATCACCGATCTCACCGGCGGCGGCGTCGACTATTCCTTCGACTGCACCGGCAACACCACCGTGATGCGCCAGGCTCTGGAATGCTGCCATCGCGGCTGGGGCCAGTCGATCATCATCGGTGTCGCCGAGGCGGGGCAGGAAATCTCCACCCGTCCCTTCCAGCTGGTCACCGGCCGGGTCTGGCGCGGCTCGGCCTTCGGTGGCGCCCGCGGGCGGACCGACGTGCCGAAGATCGTCGACTGGTACATGCAGGGCAAGATCCGGATCGACGAGTTGATCACCGATGTCATGCCGCTGGATCAGATCAATCACGGCTTCGATCTGATGCATGAAGGCAAGTCGATCCGCTCGGTTGTGGTCTACTGA
- a CDS encoding alkaline phosphatase family protein has protein sequence MRFLLIGLDGLRPELVTHDRMPVLTALLKRGTVLARHSAAFPTETYVNLPTLVTGARPSGHGMVANFFLDPRVDARERFEGYDIAKIEKATAAYDGRLFTTPTLGEILAANGRRLKVLSANSAGSVRLKQPMTGLDALCLSVHQPESSFPEAEVRAILDEVGRPEAPKQYPDLAGTRWMTDAFLTVITRDLPDVTILWYGEPDNAYHVFGIGSETSLGAMRAVDDQIGRVADWWEAEGRAAGVQLIFVSDHAHVTQTRRFDLAAALRSAGFRVDRHLADGADVALIPGYCGNMLVRDRSPALAAKVAAALMEMDEIGMVFSAPGRDGVEGQAPGTFDRRLAGIDHARAADLVFVLRNFDTPDQWGLTGTCLHDNGLGDGVGIHGGLHPKEILSLGALVGDCFRSGARIETATGTADIMPTMLAMMGLEHTIAPDPHGGRPVWEAMTPLDGSARNMGQNSRIGYFSDRHAELAAEPETVQSLTVGTGRFAQRLDRRLRGGRAHIEAGRRIG, from the coding sequence ATGCGCTTTCTGCTGATCGGCCTGGACGGCCTGCGCCCGGAACTCGTCACCCACGATCGCATGCCGGTGCTGACGGCGCTGCTGAAGCGGGGCACGGTGCTGGCACGCCATTCCGCCGCCTTCCCGACCGAGACCTATGTCAACCTGCCGACCCTGGTGACCGGCGCCCGGCCGTCGGGCCACGGCATGGTGGCGAACTTCTTCCTGGATCCCCGGGTGGATGCCCGCGAGCGCTTCGAGGGCTACGACATCGCCAAGATCGAGAAGGCGACTGCGGCCTATGACGGCCGGCTGTTCACGACCCCGACCCTGGGCGAGATTCTGGCGGCCAACGGCCGGCGGCTGAAGGTGTTGTCGGCCAATTCCGCCGGCAGCGTGCGGCTGAAGCAGCCGATGACCGGGCTGGATGCCCTGTGCCTGTCGGTCCACCAGCCCGAAAGTTCCTTCCCTGAGGCCGAGGTGCGGGCAATCCTGGACGAGGTGGGCCGGCCCGAGGCACCCAAGCAGTATCCGGACCTGGCCGGCACCCGCTGGATGACCGATGCCTTCCTGACGGTCATCACCCGAGACCTGCCGGATGTCACCATTCTGTGGTACGGCGAACCCGATAATGCCTACCACGTTTTCGGCATCGGATCCGAAACCTCGCTGGGCGCGATGCGGGCGGTGGATGATCAGATCGGCCGGGTGGCCGACTGGTGGGAAGCCGAGGGCCGGGCTGCCGGTGTGCAGCTGATTTTCGTGTCCGATCATGCACATGTTACCCAGACACGGCGCTTCGATCTGGCGGCTGCGCTGAGGTCGGCGGGGTTCAGGGTCGACCGGCACCTGGCCGACGGAGCCGATGTGGCCCTGATTCCGGGTTATTGCGGAAACATGCTGGTGCGTGATCGTTCCCCGGCGCTGGCGGCGAAAGTGGCGGCAGCGCTGATGGAGATGGACGAGATCGGCATGGTGTTTTCGGCCCCCGGCCGGGACGGGGTGGAAGGCCAGGCCCCGGGGACCTTCGACCGGCGGCTGGCGGGCATCGACCATGCCCGTGCAGCCGATCTGGTTTTCGTATTGCGGAACTTCGATACGCCGGATCAGTGGGGCCTGACGGGGACCTGTCTGCATGACAACGGGCTGGGCGACGGGGTGGGCATCCATGGCGGGCTGCACCCGAAGGAGATCCTGAGCCTGGGGGCGCTGGTCGGTGACTGCTTCCGGAGCGGGGCCAGGATCGAGACCGCGACCGGTACCGCCGACATCATGCCGACCATGCTGGCGATGATGGGGCTTGAACATACGATCGCACCCGATCCCCATGGCGGTCGCCCGGTGTGGGAAGCGATGACCCCACTTGACGGATCGGCTAGGAATATGGGCCAAAATAGCCGAATCGGCTATTTCTCAGACAGACATGCCGAACTGGCCGCCGAACCCGAGACGGTTCAGAGCCTGACCGTGGGCACCGGGCGGTTCGCCCAGCGGCTGGACCGCCGGCTGCGCGGCGGTCGGGCCCATATCGAGGCCGGGCGGCGGATCGGCTGA
- a CDS encoding EI24 domain-containing protein produces MALITTTVGRTVGNLDDARMWRPLGIGIVGSAILMGVLWWLAVGWVDATGLTGIGWLDTTISYAGDFAVVIISAWLLFVPITSAVMCLVIDEVAEVVERRSYPGLPPAKGAGFWASLWSGVRFGVFALLLNLLVLPLYFVPVVNLVLFVGLNGVLLSREYFELAALRRLGTAEAKAMRLRHRTTLFVHGAAVSFLFAIPFVNLTAPIIAAALFTHLFTLIREREARELRRP; encoded by the coding sequence ATGGCGCTGATCACCACCACCGTCGGACGCACTGTCGGCAATCTCGACGATGCGCGCATGTGGCGCCCGCTCGGCATCGGCATCGTCGGTTCGGCGATCCTGATGGGGGTGTTGTGGTGGCTGGCGGTCGGCTGGGTTGATGCGACCGGGTTGACCGGCATCGGCTGGCTGGACACCACCATCTCTTATGCCGGCGATTTCGCCGTCGTCATCATCTCGGCCTGGCTGCTCTTCGTGCCGATCACCTCGGCGGTGATGTGTCTGGTGATCGACGAGGTCGCCGAGGTGGTGGAGCGGCGCAGCTATCCCGGATTGCCGCCGGCCAAGGGGGCCGGGTTCTGGGCCTCGCTCTGGTCCGGTGTCAGGTTCGGCGTCTTCGCGCTTCTGCTGAACCTGCTGGTGCTGCCGCTCTATTTCGTGCCGGTGGTCAACCTGGTCCTGTTCGTCGGGCTGAACGGTGTCCTGCTCAGCCGGGAATATTTCGAACTGGCGGCGCTGCGCCGTCTCGGCACCGCCGAGGCGAAGGCCATGCGGCTCCGCCACCGAACCACGCTCTTCGTGCATGGCGCCGCGGTTTCCTTCCTGTTCGCGATCCCCTTCGTGAACCTGACCGCGCCGATCATCGCCGCTGCCCTGTTCACCCATCTCTTCACCCTGATCCGGGAGCGCGAAGCCCGTGAGCTGCGCCGTCCGTAG